Genomic segment of Prinia subflava isolate CZ2003 ecotype Zambia chromosome 4, Cam_Psub_1.2, whole genome shotgun sequence:
TCAACCATTTTTCACCTAATCCATTTTTTACAAAAACACTGCCTGTCCCCTGAGGGAAAAGCAAATGATGAAACAGCTGAGAAAAAGACAACTTATTTTGTCTGTTCATTTCCCTCCCTACTTCTGATCTACTTTAAAAGTAGGTGAACTGGATCCAGAAGATCAAAAGATCATCTCAGCACACaaagtgtttttttccaaagagttGTTGGGAAGCAGTAAAGAGAAATCAATACTGTAAGATGTTCATTGTGAACAGTTTGGCTCTCTCTGTGAAAGGATTCCCCATGTCCTGGATTGTGCTACAGGAAATCACACCTGGATTATGCAATCTGCTGGGAGCATGGAGTCAACTGAACATTGGAGATCATTTGTTCGAAAGCAAAAAGGATAATCACAGTTCTTAGGAGAGCTATTAGTTAAAACAGGCCTTGGAAGTTTATTTCCACTGTCCAATTCTTCACAGCAGGTTGATTCACGTGTACTCAACTTCTCACCACTACAAGTGACTTAAAGGATAAGGTTTATCAAACAGTTGATGCTAATCACCTATAAAAAGAACTGGTcatataaatgtaaaaaatgaCTCTCAGATCCCTTTGTTCTGCCTTGTATTTTCAGCACTTGGATACACGCTCTTTCCAGTAAAAGATGGGCCCAGCATTTACTTTACTACAACTTCTGATTCTACAGACAAGGGTGGGATGCCATAGTTAAAACCCAGGAAGGGATTTCTATTACATATTCTAGAACACACAAGACAAGAGCTTGAGAGGCAAAGAGTGTACTACCTATTTACCAATTCATTCCTTCAGGGAAAGGGCAACAGCTGTGAAGTctgaagcaaagaaaaccaaCTGTCTGCAAAGTGAATGTTTATTCAGAGTTTTCCTTTCCACCCATTAACCAGAAAATAGGAAATAtactgaatgaaaaaataatccatTAGTTTAAGGTCAAGACACAGCCctaacttaaaaaaacccaacaacaaaaaaacaaacaaaaaaacacccctgcAAATAAAATGGAGTGCTTTGTGCTGCATTTTTCCTCACCCCATGACGTGCATTTTAATTTATGGCTATTCAGCCTTGTTTCTTCAGAATGTGACACATCCTATGCTAAGCTTGTTTCTGTCACGTTTTTGTACGGCACAaggaatattattttaattttctgcttcgTTACCTTCATAATGAACAAGCCCATGGAACTCCCTTAAAACAATATTGTATTAGCAAAGTTACTGAGTCAAACACTGAGGAGGAATATCCAAAGCTTCccaaattaatgaaattatctTTGGAAGCACCAACAAACTTGTAAGTTAGTACCGAACATCAATCTCTGCTCGTGTCTGGAGTGAAGTCCTGGTGGCAGGAAAAGGGACTGCAGGAACACTGCAGATGTGCCCCTCACACCTTCCCTTAAGGCACTCAGTAGGGACTTCTAGCAGTGACAAAACTGCACAATTAAGCAAGCCACCAGCCCCTGTTAATGTGGCAGTTCCTGTTTTgcttgcaaaaaaaccctgaacgGAGACACCATCACTTGAAGCACCAGGAGAGTAACACTTTGGACACCAGTGGAGACATTTCAGACAGCAGGATGCCAAATTTTCAGGAGAATAAGAAAATACACATCCCATTATGCAGACCAATTAACTGTTAGACTGTTACCTCGGATCGGcttttcagagagaaaactgGATCTCCAGACAGAGCCCATGATGAACTTCAGTTTCTTGCTATGTAACACTATGGAAAGCAAAAATGACCTGATCACACACAGCTCAAAGTGCTGATCTTAGTGATATTCTCCTTTTCCAAGTACAGGCTAtagtttggtttttgttttttttttcacagaacgTCAAACTATACACTTACTCACTGGTGTAAATAACacacactggaaagaaaaacaagagagaggaagagactCAGCTTGGAAAAAGAACCACCAATTTTCGTTTCAAATGTAGCTGAACAGAAGACTTGAGAGGGAACAGATTAATGATTACAACTGCTAAACCAGGACTTTACTATAATGTTATCATCATGTCCAGATGTTGGTTTTGCCTTTGATAGTTTTTTGAGGTTTTACTTACAAAAATACAGACATGCATCTAGTCTCAGAGCATCTGCATGCATTTAAAATGCCTGTAATATCAGTAAGAAACTGACCTTTATGCATTCTGCACTACCACTCACCTGCAAAATGAGGAATATGGTGATGGGGTTAAAAAAGTTTGTTTAAATAAAGAATATATAGTTTACTAGTAGTACATAATTAGTATTAGCAGATGCATTCAGTGGTTATTCCAGAAATGCTCTACAGTAGTTTTCATGCCTACAGGTTGTAATACTGCCCAGATAATGAGTTTAAATCTATGCAAAACTTGGGTACATGAGGTGTGTATTACTGACACTTCTTAATGTATACTGTATCTTCTAAAAGTTCATTGCTGTtggaagcttttaaaaataagtctCTTAAAAATGGACTTTTTCCCTTGAAAGTATTACATATATCTGATTACCGTGCTGCCAAGCTGAAATACTCCCTCCATCTTTTATTCCAAAACAGATGGCAAATAACAAGCACCTTGGAATATTCTCTGCTTATAGTATTTAGCTTGTGGGTAAGGACTTTCCAGCTTTCTGGGTTAGCACCACATCTCTAGAAAACTGCTGCAGATCAAggagcaccagcacagctgatGTAACTGTCTCAAACCAACCTTCCCATACTTAATAGCTCCATGTGGGTCCTAAGCTGAAACATCCCAGACTGAATTTGGCTACAGCTTAAAAGCAAAGGGATGTGTTTAGGAACAGAAAAGCTTAAAGTGGTCAGTCTCCAAAGGCAGTGGAAGCACTATAGCTGCTGAGACAGTGAATGTAAAAGGGGatggttttatctttttttttcccagttcctCACAATTTAGACATTTAGATTCTTTCTGTGAAGTGTGTCACCACTCAACTGGGAGAGGAGACAAAGTGGCAAGACTTTTCTTAATGTTTCTGCAAGTTTACCAACGTTACCCTACTCCAAAGTAAACTTCTACCCTTAAAACAATAATCCAATTCTTAAGCAGTTAAATTCACAATCCCTGTTAATTAAACTGTTATTATGTGAAATATATAATTACTGATTAATTAACCCTTATTTTAACAAGTGTCTGTAGGCCAGaggctttctttttcattccacATAAAACTGTATCTGCAGTGGTGTAAAAGAcaatttaggggtttttttttcaaactaaaattattttacatgaAGTTTCTTCAGAATGTCAAACGACTGAAGTTATACCTTCTCTAATGTCTTTTGATAACCTTGCTTACTCCTTTAATAATTAACTATGTCTCAATTCAATTCTTTAAAGCATGCTACTTCCCTACATAAGTTCATGTCAGTTCAAAAGTATCAAACATTAAATACTCATTAATTTCAGCCTTCCTTAAATTTGCTTCTTAGAACAGTGGCTATGGGATGTTCAGTTCTCCTGTAGTCAGAGTGTCACTGGGTTAACTAACTCCAAACCCCAATTTTCAAAACTCTCCCCTTAGGCTAGCAGGTTGGTACAACTTCAGCAAAGCTAGTTTTGGAGAAACATCAATTACAGAGACTTTGGAAGAATTTTCATTGTCTTGGTTAGAAGAAGATatagcaataaaataaaaccacaactTTGGTTTACAAAGTATAGCTTTTATTATACAGACTGCTTAAATGAGTTTTCAaatatagattttaaaaatgagtgTTTCAATACATACATTCTGAAATAACATTATCACAtttacatttgaaatatttattgctaatatgttaaatttttttgtgttttaccAAGTATTAACTATtaagtatattttaaatgttcaaTAGCAATTAACCCATCATTGAAATGCCATCTCTAGACATTCTCTAGTGCATATATGCTTTTGTAGGGACTCAGGCATTACTCTGATTTACAGGTTATGGAGAGCATGAATATGTCACTAGGCTTAAATGTGAACCATGCTTaagttacagaaaaaataaaagcaggtaaCCTACTGAAGTGGCACAAATAACTAAGAGAGAAGTTATTGACTCAGTCATAAAGGCTAACAAACTTACATACTTGGAGTTTCAGTTTTGGTCTCCTCTTAGTCACAGAAAGAATGTGAAATACCAGAAAGTTAATGACTGCCTGGCACACAGCATTCCGGTATTATCACAACATTCTGAGGAATTCAAACAGATTGTGAAGGATTTCATGTGGAACAAATTGTATTAAAGAAGATTCTTTAATGAAATATCATTTTTGAGACACAGAGTACATCATGTAATTTTGAGGGGAATCTTCAGGGCACATCAGGCATTTCTTTATATTGCTCCTCACTGCATGCCTCAAGAGGTGCCAAGGCAGTTTTATCCTTATACAAACTGAATTTTAGCTTCTTTGCTGAAATTACCAGCAAAGGCACCAATTTGGAGGTGATTTCTCAGCCTGAGCAAACTgctcagccacagcttcttttgAGTAAGGCCAAGGAAGTCAGCAAATGGTTTCAACTGACCCACATAACAGTGAACAAGCAGTGAGATTCCATTCATAATCTCCCAGCTCCTTGCTTTTTTCCCAGTGTCATTTTCAAATCAACCTTGCCATGTTTGTACCTTTCTACAACACTGCAACCTGAATTGGATAAATCAACCCTTCATGAGTAGGAGTTCCTTTATCAGCTTCATACAGACTCTAATGTGGCACTGAATAGCAGAATATGGTTTGAAAATAGATTCAAAATAGgtttcaatatatttttcacttgtattttagtttttctcAAATCTGAGTATCACTGATTTGCAGTCACCATAAGAGAGCTGACATATGTAATTCTTGTTGCATCACTGCAGATATAGGACATTGATAAAAAAGTACAGTTCATCAATgaaacactttcattttccaaagtTAATTTACTTTTATGTTATGGGGCAGAAAGAAGGCAACACAGGTTAAATGTGTTAAACAGAAAATCTAACAATGACCAGAATGCAGTTTTAGAGACATGGAGGTTTAGAGGTGTGGAATTCTTAGATCTCTACAAAGTAATTTCATCAGAATCAGAAACTGCAAGATCTCATGATTCATTTTCATCATGGAAGGGTTCAGGTTGAAACATGCTGCCTGTTCAAATGTTCCAGAAGAGAACATGGAGGATCTTAGCTCCTAAAAACGCCACCAGATAAACCATGTCACCCATGTGATGCACAACACGTGAGCACTTAACAGAGGTTTCCAAAGGCTGAAATCAATCTCCTCAGTCACTGAATGAAGATTCACTGTCAGAACTGTCTTCTGCTTTGCCATCATctccccaggcaggcacaggggcaTCTGGGGTCCTGCAGGCAACAAAAACATTCTGTGTTGCACATCCAGCTGAGAACACAAGCAGCTCAGCACGTAACACCACTGTCCTTGCAcgacaactgcaggctcttcatTGCCACAACATTTCACACATAAACTGTTTATGGTTCACAAACTCACACCTTAGTGGTATTGCTTCACCTACAACTGAAAGGCAAACACTAGAGACTGTAACTCACTGGACATCAAAACTCTGTAGACACCAGTGTGAATGCATGCCTTTGATGCCATCAGAAATGATGACAGATCATTAAGAAGTGGCAAACACTTGTAGAAAGAGCTGAAAGCAGGCAATAATgattaattcaattttttttcagtcttcagaGGTTCTAGGGCTGAAAGGAACATTCTGTACACCATTGAGCAGTGTAAATagtacatgaaaaaaataagacagGAAATGAACAATATTGTATCCAACTAAAACTGCAGGGATAATTTAGTGAAGCAAAAAAGAATTACTCAGAGTGGAATTTGGCTAGAACATTGGGTTAAATTTGACATGCAAGAGCAGCCATGGGATTTTTATTGACTACAAATGATCAGACCTCTTGTATTTAGCTTCAAAGAGAATATTTAGGATGTATCTTAACACTGTGGCAAAATGTTTGCTTGGGGAATCTATTGGAAATGAACGTGAGAGAAGCAAGCCATCTGAAAACCAACTAACATTACTGCCTGAAGATGCTGGCTCTCCATGGACTCTCCCTCCTCAGTATGTAATCAATTTGACATACAAGCAATACAGAGCCTGATAAAGGCTGAAAGCAAGGTATAGAAAATACACACATAATTATTCTCAGGGGTAAATGACATTCAGAGAAACTCACTTCCTGTATGACAGCTAACATCTCTTGgataaaatactgcattttaaaCTAAGCTGACAGTTGTATTAATCATCCTGTTCTTATTATCTTGGGGATATAGAATTTCTTTTCCAACATTAGTTCTGTTTAGTATAATTTCTCTGTGGGGAATCCCTAAGGTAACTTTTAAGTGTTCCTAAACATTCTTGGTGCAAAGATGAGAAGTGTGTTAAAGAACTGCAGAAGAGCCTTCTCCCTCCCTACTGCACACCTCTAAAACAAATGAAGAAAGCCTTTGCTTTCTCATGCAAATACCACTTCACAATATTATTCATTGTTTCCGTGGTAATGACAAAACAGAAGAGCTGTGCAAAGACGTGTGATCTGGAGAGACCAGTGCAAAACCTCTCATTTATTAAGAAGAGGAAGATGGTGCTGGAATTCCTTTAGTTCCTGAGAGCAGGACAAATTCTTCTGGAATTGAAGACAGGCAAGAGAGAAAGGATAAGAAACAAAAGTTAAAGGTATGTAAATTGGGAGCTTGGTAGAACAGGCAGTTACCAAACGCTGTGAGAAGTTGAGAAAGGAGCAATAACCAAGGTGGAAAAGCCAAGGGAAGAGTGTAGAAACAATCTTGTATCATTAGAATTAGCACAACTATAACCACAAATAACCCATGCTCAGCCAATGGCAAGGAGCTGGGGCCTCTGCAGTAAGTGACTGAGCAGACAGACAGCCATGTGTACATCTTCCTAATTTTCTATGGGACTGACTGAGCAGACCTAAGGAAGCTGAAGACCCAAGAAATGTGGTGTGAATGGCAAGATTCACATGACATATAAAAGAAGAAGCCTATAATATCAAGATAAGAAAGCAAGAATATTGAAAGGTCACCCCTGGTACCTAACATGTTTCGCATTATGCACCTGGCCAAATAATTAACTTTCTTTAATCAGTTTTCAAACCAATTACACTTTAAGGAAAATCTGACTAAGCATTACTGTTGCACAGATCTTTGAAGATGGATTTTGAGGTCTAACCCTAAATATATTCTGTGGGCCTCAATCCACAGTAATGTTTCTGTCTTAAGGCAAAATAGACAATCAAAAAGCAGACACTTctaaaaaaatagcttttgaaATCTtaccctattttttttttgttttatttactaTAAAGATCCACCCAAACATGAAGAAATAACAGCATTTATAAAAAGGTATGGACTtgaaagcacagcaaaaaatacAATACATTTAACATACATAGAAACCCCATATTTGCTAAACCTATTTCCAACTTGCATAGggtcttttctttatttttcattcaatcagtaaaaaaaaaccctgaggaATAAATACTTTTGGCTTATCTAGACCAGGAAGTAGTTGGGAGCTAAAGTGACTAATCATATGATGATACTTCAGGTTATTTTATTTAACAAGTAGCTAGTTTCAGAATAAGTCTttacaaaatgtaaaaatacttCACTGGAAAGGTAAAATGGTTTTAAATACCCTGACAGTTTCTGAAAAGAAtgcaaaaatacttcaaaacaTTTTGGTGTCTATAGTGTAAGAAGGAAAGTTAATACTTTCATCAGTTTAACAAATTCTGTGAAATAATACAGTAGAACTAAATTAAATGTCAACTGTAAAGTAAGACTAAAATTAATGTTTATGGCCAGACAAGAAGCTTTGAAAATTACTATCTATTCTTAGTAGTCTTCACATCAGGTTAACTCAATCAACAGCCAAAAATTTTAAACTGCTGACTTCAATTTACACTGTCAATTTTGAACTCAAGTTGTACACTCAATCTACTGAGGGAATCTGGAAACAACTGTGTTGTCCCTCATGCATCCAGCAAAACAAGATTGAGTTTGTTCTTGCTACTCTACAATAATGACATTTTCTTATTGGAGTGTTGAAAGCAGGGCAGTGAAAATGGCTACTGACCTTTTATTTGAGTCCTCATTGCCAAATGCACATTGTCAAATGTGAGCTTGTCACTGCTACAGCTCACACCACCTTGAACAACCTTTTCTAAGCacatttttccaagttttttaAACACACAGTTGCACTGCAGCCCTACAGGGAATCACAAATTACTTACTCAAGAAGATCTGGATTTAGCCCCTCAGAAATCATTTTGTTTCGTATTGCCATTACAGGAACACCCTGTGTTGCAGGAGAAAGAATAATATAAAACTACTGGACACAAACAGGTGAGTTAAATAACACAGGTACTTTTAAACCACTCTTTCATATAAATTTATGCATGTCACTTCTCAAACAACAGCATGGAACAATAATCTCAGTTGCCATCAATATGAGCCTAGAAGCAAGAAATGACTGAGATTAAAGGCCCTTTTAATCCATCTTATATTTATGGCAAAACATCTAGAGAAAGTTGCAGGGAGAGAATCAAGACTGGATAGGTGTATTTGCAATTCATGCAGACAAAATCATGAAGCTGAAGTTATCTGTATGGGTAAGAATGTGGAGAAAGCACAAAGTAGCACAAAGACAGGAGAGAAGTTGTGCTAGGAAAGACTTGGGCACGCTGAAAGTATATCcgagagagaggaaaaccagggaAGCGCATCTGCCACCACTCCAGAAGGATCTCTTAAGGCAATGCTAAAAACTGGAGACGTCTAAAAAGCATGGAGAAAAAGGCACACAGGACATGAGAATAGAAGCACAATTTAAAAGTGACTTCTCTGAATGCAACTGCTTGTGCAAACAGGCTTAAATCTCCTGTGACTTGTGGACAGATTTCAGCCAATTATGTATGtgttaaaaaaattccttcccttCACTGCAAGTCCTTCCACAGCTTCTGCACTTTATTTTATTCATCAACACCTGAACATCCTCTTATCTTGGATCACATAACCAAGACCCACATCCTGTCATGAGATACATTTCAACAAACTGCTCCTATGTTTCCACTAGAGCTGCTCAAAGGCAACTTGTTGCTTTGCCATCTCCTGTTGGAAACCATCAGAAATACCATCTGGATCACTCCATGCCAATATAGGATATgcgaaaaaaccccaaaccaaacaaagatACAATTTCTGATTCAAAAGGGACAAAGTTACTGGTGGTCTAagaaattttaaatggaaagtGGTGTAGGACTAGTATCTTTGTCCAAAAGCAAGTAGAATAGTGCTAAAATAAAGGGCAGCCATGACTAATGTTCCAGAGAAAGATGTGACTCTAGTGACAGCTCCACAGTAAGAATCACAATCAAGGCTTGTGCATGAGCACTGTGGaccagcacacacacaggtgcacaGTTCCAGCAATCTATCAGGCATAATGTCAAAAAAGGTCACTCAAATAGTTGCAGTGTAATAGCTTGAAATAAAAGAACATCTCAGTACTTCACAACTACTGTGCATTACAAGGTGAATATTttgagtatttatttatttcatgatGGTTTAAAAATTCAGTCATTCTAGTATAGATTTGGACACCAGGGATTTTGTGTCTACACACCATCTTGTACTAATGCTTTCCCCCTGCTTGACTGCTCTTAGGGTACTTTTCCCTACCTTAGAAGTCACTGTTGAGTTGTTTAGACATCAACTCAAACCAAGTGAAACAGAATTGAATCAGATCAGGCAAAGTAGAATTCATATTTGATTTTAATCATAGGGAACTTGGTATAGGACTTCAAAGAATGGGTTGTTTTTATGTTCACACTTGGAGTATGTTTTATTCCAACACTGTGGCATTAAAATCTCTGAGAAAAAATCCTCTCAGTACCCTCACGTATCATAGATTCACAAAACTAATCTGAAGTTTAATCAAAATGCCCTTTTAGGCGTCTTATCTGAAGGACAACAATTAAGATTGTACCTATATCTGTTTATAATACAATCAGTGCATTACAATTACTTTACCCTTCACGCTTTCCTAAATTTTAATCTGCAAATATGGTACTGCTTTTGTATGGTTTCTTGGAATACTGTTGTAAATCTTAAAAAGTAAGAATTTAGTATCCTCAACTGCACTCCACCAAAATGAGTTTGTCACAATTTCACGGAAGAGCTACTTTTAGTGCAGAATGTTGCTCTTTTATACTACAAAAATTGTgagtaataaataaattatcagTTCAAACAAATCTTCAACTAGAAACTTAATTTGGGCAAATAAATGACACTAACTGAAATACTTGACCGGACAAGGAGACAAGTTTGGCAAAGACAAAAACACATATTAATTTGTAGTATGTTAGTTTGACTTTCCTACCACACTGTTTACAACTGGCAGAGGAGTCACCAAGAACTGCCAGTACACAGGAGAAATGTGGAAAGTGAGATCTCACTCCTCTAgcagtcacaaaaaaaaaatttctgagtAATTAGACCATCCAGCACTTTCAAATCCACTCCGAAGTCTGGCACTAAATCAATACAGTAACACAGTGTTCTACTCTCTGCTACTATCCCACTGTTAGGTTTTCCAAATGGTCTGTAATAAGCTACCCATAAAGTGCCAACTTGTGAttcaagtgaaaaataaagtttggaACATCATTCAAGGGATGAAGCAAACCAATTGTAataatttctctgaaaactGAGTGAAACCATGAAGTTAGTTTTAACATAAGCAACATTTTATTAATATCATGACACAGTCATACTTGCcaatattataatatatattttagagGAAAATTTCCACTGAcaaattgaaaagaaattgaaattaacTCTTTGTTTCTAATCTCATTTTTAAGTTTGTGGATGTGAAGTGACCTCttaaaaatatcccaaataGTCTCCCATTGACCTCATTCCTTCATTAGATTTCACACTTGTTAATAGTGAGATTACAATAATTTATTTCCCATTTATCTGTAGCACAGATCACAGATAAAGATGTAAACAAAACCTGCATCACGAATAATAGGAAACTGGAGTGGAACCAGACAGCCAAGCAATCCTTGTATCTGTATTTTGGTCCTTACAGAAATATCAAATACTCCTGTTCTGGACTATACTTGCAAAGCTGTATCTTGTACCCTACAGCAGAATCAGCCTGTAATCAGTGTATATGCAGGGAATGACTCCAGTTTGCCAGGACAGCTCCACTTTCAGTGCCATCTTCTGTGCCTCCAGCTAATATCACTTTGCATTTACACATTTCACACCTTCAGTTCACAAGTCTACCAGCAGAATTTTGTAGAAAGATCTTGCCAGAAGCTGAGAGAATGTATTACATTAATTCATTTATAAGAGAAGATGTGCAAGAATATTGTGATGTTATCCTACCTTAAAGCTTACTGTTGCAATATATGTTTTCAGACATTTAAGGTTCACTTACAGCTGTGTGGTACATTCCACCAAAAAATAACATCCTAGCCAAAGAATGACATGAGAACTGACTTACCACTTGGACCATTTTGAGATATCTGGCATATCTTGGGTCCTTGGCCACAGTTGTGACATTTTCTGTTACCACCTCTGTTTTCTGTAACCCTTCCTCTTGTGTATTGTTCTGCTGTATATGAAGAACAAACCCTTTAATGGTTACGTGTACACACCACACCATGGAGAGATTCCAATCCATAAAGCTGGATATTTTAGGGTAAAGTGCAACTCTTCTTCATCAACATTATTCTGATCTACACTCACAAAATCAGAGGTTTCCTAGATCTTGTTGTTCACTTTCTACTTTTACTTTCTACTTTTAGATACAATTTTAAGTTATTGAACAACACATAAAAAACCATAAAGACCCTAATAATCTTGTTAAGTTGTATTTAATGAATAACACAGTACTAAATGTAAAAGGtctttttataaaaaacatTTATGAGGAGTTTATCTATGAACCTCCTCCAGCAGTCCAATgccttttttcctcaaaatactCGATTCTCTGACAAGTTTCATACAGATTATGTAACTTCTAAACTATACTTTTGAGTATAAAACATTActtaaagtaaaatataatgtAATCAAAGTTTCCTTGAAAGtatttgatttaaaagaaaagaaaaatgacaagaagtTCTagtactattaaaaaaaacacagaaagctgtattttttctacATAACTAATCACTTGACAGCAGCATTGGGAACATCCTTTCAGAAATGTATGAACTTTATATACTGAAATATACTTTATATACTTTAGCATCCGAGAGGAGgaacattttaaagcaaatgaaCTCATGGTGAGTCAACCTCTAACGTGGCTGGAACACGCAATGCTGCCCAGtgtctctcctgctgctgcctgcaaatCAGAGTTACAATCCTTGAGGCAGACAAAAGCAGCACAGTGCTCCAGCTACTGCTTCTCCACAGCAACTTCCACCAAATAAGAGAATGAGCAGAGATCAGAACTGAGCAGTCCATGAGAAGAAACTGTAAGAGGAAACTGGGAAAAGAACTCAATCTACAAATTGGCCAGAAAGCCTCAATTAGTTAAATGGTGATCACAGGATCTAAATGTCTAGGTTAAGAAAATAACCAATCACATACATTGAACTCCCCAAAATGACAAAAAGTTCATTGTAGGAATAGTATCTTAATGCTGATTGCTTCTAATCAGCTGGCATTTTCTGTGCATGGAGGATAATATACAGAATATCTTCAATGTAATAAACTCTTTAGAATAAAGCATGCTAGAAATTCTAATTTGAGCTAAAAGCTCACATTCTGAAGAAATGAGACAAGACCTGCAATGATGTGATTTgaactgttatttttattcatgaCCTTCCCAGCCCCCTGATGTAATTCATGTTCATATTTTTAGTGTGAttgaagaagaggaaggagaaatgtAGCATTAAAGTTAGTTCTAATTATTTAAGTCACATAGTTAAGAAAGGGTATAGCCTTTAAGTCACTTGTTAGAACAGTGCCAGGAGAGAAAAGCCTAGTCTTAGACTTTTACATTTGATTGCTCACTTCCAATAGACTTGCTTCTTCTATCTACttgaaattacattaaaaacttGACCTGGAGAGCTCTATTCCTTCAAGGTATGAGTTATGCTACATTACTTACTCCAGACTGAGGTGATCCAGCTGTCTGTTGATCTGAAGCAGCCTGGGGCACAGGACCATTTTCAACACTGTTCACATTTGCACTGGACACTTCAAATTTGACATCTTCTAGGCCAGGAATTGAGGATAACTGAATGCAGAAAACATCATCAAATAAGCAACAAGCACCTCATAAGACTACATGCATGACAAAATCTGCAGCACACTGCTTACCACTTATTGTCCAGGTAGGTTTACATTAGTAAAATTGTAACTTTTTGCTCCTATTTTTGGTATTttgattgggaaaaaaaaagctttctatTCAGCTGCCAGCTACAATAAAAACTTTCACTGTTAACACAGGGTTGCAGAACAGGAAAGGCTTCCACACCTTCCCAGCATTTTGCTACTGCACT
This window contains:
- the WASHC3 gene encoding WASH complex subunit 3 isoform X2, which encodes MDEDGLPIVGSGIDLTKVPAIQQKRTVAFLNQFVVHTVQFLNRFSTVCEEKLSALSLRIQQIETTLNILDAKLSSIPGLEDVKFEVSSANVNSVENGPVPQAASDQQTAGSPQSGNNTQEEGLQKTEVVTENVTTVAKDPRYARYLKMVQVGVPVMAIRNKMISEGLNPDLLETPDAPVPAWGDDGKAEDSSDSESSFSD
- the WASHC3 gene encoding WASH complex subunit 3 isoform X1 codes for the protein MDEDGLPIVGSGIDLTKVPAIQQKRTVAFLNQFVVHTVQFLNRFSTVCEEKLSALSLRIQQIETTLNILDAKLSSIPGLEDVKFEVSSANVNSVENGPVPQAASDQQTAGSPQSGQNNTQEEGLQKTEVVTENVTTVAKDPRYARYLKMVQVGVPVMAIRNKMISEGLNPDLLETPDAPVPAWGDDGKAEDSSDSESSFSD